A window of the Sphingobium sp. CAP-1 genome harbors these coding sequences:
- a CDS encoding DUF485 domain-containing protein: MTQAGEEALIAAVAADQRYRALVARRARLGWWLSAIIFVAFVAYLLLIAFDKALLGAPIGAGVTSIGIPVGLGLILLAILLTGLYVAHANRHHDAQMAAILKDHGA, translated from the coding sequence ATGACGCAGGCAGGGGAAGAGGCGCTGATCGCGGCGGTCGCGGCCGATCAGCGCTATCGGGCGCTGGTGGCGCGGCGCGCGCGCCTGGGCTGGTGGCTGTCGGCGATCATCTTCGTCGCTTTCGTTGCCTATCTGCTGCTGATCGCCTTTGACAAGGCGCTGCTGGGCGCGCCGATCGGGGCGGGCGTCACCTCGATCGGCATCCCGGTCGGCCTTGGCCTGATCCTGCTCGCGATTCTCCTGACCGGCCTCTATGTCGCCCATGCCAACCGCCATCATGATGCGCAGATGGCCGCCATTCTCAAGGATCATGGTGCGTGA
- a CDS encoding toxic anion resistance protein, with translation MASTAPTATVDTLNLTPPDPVPVVAPEKASGLVPIEEEKRSKLDEKVDAFVEDLVAQDANSPEFGKRVDQLTNMGRKEIAEAAGHSNRFLDRPVRAMDSDTKVGADLAELRRTVEDLDPGKRGNLLAPKKLFGIIPFGNKMRDYFDGYKSAQGHINSILGSLASGKDVLIKDNAAIDVERQNMWQTMGRLEQMIHISKTMDARLESKALELDSSDPAKAKAIRESALFYIRQRTQDLLTQMAVTVQGYLALDLVKKNNVELVKGVDRASTTTVAALRTAVTVAQALAGQRLVLEQISALNTTTANMIDRTGELLKSQTAQIHEQAASSTIPIETLQRAFQNIYDTMDNIDAFKLKALENMKTTVNTLSNEVEKSKGYIARAEGQAQAAKEARVENPLLSAIEG, from the coding sequence ATGGCTTCGACCGCGCCAACCGCCACCGTTGATACGCTGAACCTTACGCCGCCCGATCCGGTGCCGGTGGTCGCGCCGGAAAAGGCGTCCGGCCTGGTGCCGATCGAGGAGGAGAAGCGCAGCAAGCTGGACGAGAAGGTCGACGCCTTCGTCGAGGATCTGGTCGCGCAGGACGCCAATTCGCCGGAATTCGGCAAGCGGGTCGATCAATTGACCAATATGGGGCGCAAGGAAATCGCGGAAGCTGCGGGCCATAGCAATCGCTTCCTCGACCGGCCGGTGCGGGCGATGGACAGCGATACCAAGGTCGGCGCCGACCTCGCCGAACTGCGCCGCACGGTGGAGGATCTGGACCCTGGCAAGCGCGGCAATTTGCTGGCGCCCAAGAAGCTGTTCGGGATCATCCCCTTCGGCAACAAGATGCGCGACTATTTCGACGGCTACAAAAGCGCGCAGGGCCATATCAATTCGATCCTGGGCAGTCTGGCCAGCGGCAAGGACGTGCTGATTAAGGATAATGCCGCGATCGATGTCGAGCGGCAGAATATGTGGCAGACGATGGGTCGTCTGGAGCAGATGATCCATATCAGCAAGACCATGGACGCACGGCTGGAAAGCAAGGCTCTGGAACTGGATTCGAGCGATCCGGCCAAGGCCAAGGCGATCCGCGAAAGCGCGCTCTTCTACATTCGCCAGCGCACGCAGGATCTGCTGACCCAGATGGCGGTGACAGTACAGGGCTATCTGGCGCTCGATCTGGTGAAAAAGAATAATGTCGAACTGGTCAAGGGCGTGGACCGCGCCAGCACGACGACCGTGGCGGCGCTGCGGACGGCGGTGACGGTGGCGCAGGCGCTGGCCGGGCAAAGGCTGGTGCTGGAACAGATCAGCGCGCTCAACACCACCACCGCCAACATGATCGACCGCACCGGCGAATTGCTGAAAAGCCAGACCGCGCAGATTCACGAGCAGGCAGCCAGCAGCACGATCCCGATCGAGACGCTGCAACGCGCCTTCCAGAATATCTACGACACGATGGACAATATCGACGCCTTCAAGCTGAAGGCGCTGGAGAATATGAAAACCACGGTCAACACCCTGTCGAACGAGGTCGAAAAGTCGAAAGGCTATATCGCCCGCGCCGAGGGCCAGGCCCAGGCCGCCAAGGAAGCGCGAGTCGAAAACCCGCTACTGAGCGCGATCGAGGGATGA
- a CDS encoding potassium transporter Kup, whose translation MQADTQIGGHDAVGQLQHHGATPKEGIAPLALGALGVVFGDIGTSPLYALKESFVGHHPLAVDPLHIYGVLSLIFWTMTLIVTVKYVFIVMRADNHGEGGSMALLALIGRQLGPSRWTPWIAMLGVLATALFYGDAIITPAISVLSAVEGLTVVQAGLTPMVLPIAIVILVGLFLIQRHGTARVGALFGPVMVVYFLVLAALGLLNIARHPDIVTIVNPIWAVRFFAIDPKLAFLALGSVVLAVTGAEALYADMGHFGRKAISIAWLYAAFPCLLLNYLGQGALLIDQPAAAQNPFFLMAPDWARLPLVILATLATIIASQAVISGAFSVTQQAVQLGFLPRLRILHTSASAAGQIYVPLVNVALLLFVILLVLGFGSSTDLAAAYGIAVTGTMLITACMLGVLTFSVWRWHPLLAGGVTLAFLIVDGVYFASNATKIPDGGWFPLLVAGIAFVGLTTWATGRRIMRDRLRDGSMELDLFVRSTMGSLKRVPGTAIFLSSTTDGVPPALLHNVKHNRILHDRNIILTVRTQGVPHLREEARVAVTDHGAGFYRLVLNHGYMEEVDIPAALKSVRDCGGPITVKDSSYFLSRQTLIPSARPGMAIWREKLFAWMIRNAESPMAFFKLPVNRVVELGSQLEI comes from the coding sequence ATGCAGGCAGACACGCAGATCGGCGGCCACGACGCGGTCGGACAGCTACAGCATCATGGCGCGACACCGAAGGAGGGGATTGCTCCGCTGGCGCTCGGCGCGCTGGGCGTCGTGTTCGGCGACATCGGCACCTCGCCGCTCTACGCGCTGAAGGAAAGCTTCGTCGGCCATCATCCGCTGGCGGTTGATCCGCTGCATATCTATGGCGTGCTGTCGCTGATCTTCTGGACCATGACGCTGATCGTCACGGTCAAATATGTGTTCATCGTGATGCGCGCCGACAATCATGGCGAAGGCGGCAGCATGGCGCTGCTGGCGCTGATCGGGCGGCAGTTGGGGCCATCGCGCTGGACGCCGTGGATCGCGATGCTGGGCGTGCTGGCGACCGCGCTCTTCTATGGCGATGCGATCATCACCCCGGCCATTTCCGTGCTGTCGGCGGTGGAGGGGCTGACCGTGGTGCAGGCCGGGCTGACTCCCATGGTGCTGCCGATCGCGATCGTCATTCTGGTCGGCCTGTTCCTGATTCAGCGCCATGGCACGGCGCGGGTAGGGGCGCTGTTCGGGCCGGTGATGGTGGTCTATTTTCTGGTGCTGGCGGCGCTCGGCCTTCTCAACATCGCGCGCCATCCCGACATTGTGACCATCGTCAATCCGATCTGGGCGGTGCGCTTCTTCGCGATCGATCCCAAACTGGCCTTTCTGGCGCTGGGGTCGGTGGTGCTGGCGGTGACGGGGGCGGAGGCGCTCTATGCCGATATGGGCCATTTCGGGCGCAAGGCGATCAGCATCGCCTGGCTCTATGCGGCTTTTCCCTGCCTGTTGCTCAACTATCTGGGGCAGGGCGCGCTGCTGATCGATCAGCCGGCGGCGGCGCAGAACCCCTTCTTCCTGATGGCGCCGGACTGGGCGCGGCTGCCGCTGGTGATCCTGGCCACGCTGGCGACGATCATTGCCAGTCAAGCGGTGATTTCCGGCGCCTTCTCGGTCACGCAGCAGGCCGTGCAACTGGGTTTCCTACCGCGGCTGCGCATCCTGCATACCAGCGCGTCGGCCGCCGGGCAGATCTATGTGCCACTGGTCAATGTCGCGCTGCTGCTCTTCGTCATCCTGCTGGTGCTGGGTTTTGGCAGTTCGACCGATCTGGCCGCCGCCTATGGCATCGCCGTCACCGGCACGATGCTGATCACCGCCTGTATGCTGGGCGTGCTGACCTTCAGCGTGTGGCGCTGGCATCCGTTGCTGGCGGGGGGCGTGACCCTGGCCTTCCTGATCGTCGACGGTGTCTATTTCGCGTCCAATGCGACCAAGATTCCCGACGGCGGCTGGTTCCCGCTGCTGGTCGCGGGAATCGCGTTCGTCGGCCTGACGACATGGGCGACGGGGCGGCGGATCATGCGCGACCGGCTGCGCGACGGTTCGATGGAACTGGACCTGTTCGTCCGGTCGACCATGGGGTCGCTGAAGCGGGTGCCGGGGACCGCGATTTTCCTGTCCTCCACCACCGACGGCGTACCGCCGGCGCTGCTTCACAATGTGAAGCACAACCGCATCCTGCATGATCGCAACATCATCCTGACGGTGCGGACGCAGGGTGTGCCGCACCTGCGCGAGGAGGCGCGGGTGGCCGTGACCGATCATGGCGCGGGCTTTTACCGGCTGGTGCTGAACCATGGCTATATGGAGGAAGTCGATATTCCCGCCGCGCTCAAATCGGTGCGGGATTGCGGCGGGCCGATCACGGTCAAGGACAGCAGCTATTTCCTCAGTCGTCAGACGCTGATCCCGTCGGCCCGGCCGGGCATGGCGATCTGGCGCGAGAAGCTGTTCGCCTGGATGATCCGCAACGCCGAAAGTCCGATGGCCTTTTTCAAGCTGCCGGTGAACCGGGTGGTGGAACTGGGATCGCAACTGGAGATTTGA
- a CDS encoding SMP-30/gluconolactonase/LRE family protein yields MAQWRLIARDGADSLGEGTLWSARDKAVYWVDILAPALNRLSLESGAIERFAMPEPLGWVAERAAGGFIGGFQSGFAEISLDPLTITPFGDPEPHFPGNRMNDGKADAQGHIWCGTMDMSEEHDRGSLYRLAPDRSWRVVDSDYRVSNGPCFSPCGTWLYHSDTAKKQMYRFRRTESGATAREPFIRFGEEDGYPDGMTVDEEGHIWVAHWGGSRISRFTPDGRLDRAIAMPARQVTNITFAGPDLNRMFVSSATIGLDDPTPYDGGFFEVDSGVRGLPTPLYAG; encoded by the coding sequence ATGGCGCAGTGGCGGCTGATCGCGCGCGACGGCGCGGACAGTCTGGGCGAGGGGACGCTCTGGTCTGCGCGCGACAAGGCGGTCTATTGGGTCGACATTCTTGCGCCCGCGCTCAACCGGCTTTCCTTGGAGAGCGGTGCGATTGAGCGTTTCGCCATGCCCGAACCGCTTGGCTGGGTGGCGGAGCGGGCGGCGGGCGGCTTTATCGGCGGCTTCCAGAGCGGCTTTGCCGAGATCAGCCTCGATCCATTGACCATCACGCCGTTTGGCGACCCGGAACCGCATTTCCCCGGCAACCGGATGAATGATGGCAAGGCGGATGCGCAGGGGCATATCTGGTGCGGCACGATGGACATGAGCGAGGAGCATGATCGCGGTTCGCTCTATCGTCTCGCACCCGATCGGAGCTGGCGCGTGGTGGACAGCGACTATCGCGTGTCCAACGGTCCTTGCTTCTCCCCCTGCGGGACATGGCTCTATCATAGTGATACCGCCAAGAAGCAGATGTATCGCTTCCGCCGCACCGAAAGCGGCGCGACGGCGCGCGAACCGTTCATCCGCTTCGGCGAAGAGGATGGCTATCCCGACGGCATGACCGTGGACGAGGAAGGCCATATCTGGGTTGCCCATTGGGGCGGCAGCCGGATCAGCCGCTTCACGCCCGACGGCCGGCTGGACCGGGCGATCGCGATGCCGGCGCGGCAGGTGACGAACATCACCTTCGCCGGGCCGGACCTGAACCGCATGTTCGTCAGTTCCGCCACGATCGGTCTGGACGATCCGACGCCCTATGATGGCGGCTTTTTCGAGGTGGATAGCGGCGTGCGCGGTTTGCCGACGCCGCTCTACGCGGGCTGA
- a CDS encoding aldose epimerase family protein, protein MRKVVVLKTALSYALALGLASGTAIAAEASRAPAGTANGAAVETITLSNGAGVSAKILTYGATLQSLSGPGKDGRQADVLLGYDDLAGYVDHPNYFGVTVGRYANRIAGGAFSLDGKAYQLPLNDKVNSLHGGGKGFDKQVWKVVSLKSGPKASLVLALTSPDGDSGYPGKLDVTVTYTLDEAGNLGIVFDAKTDKPTIVNMTNHAIFNLSGEGSADGALGHRLTIPAKAYTPVDANLIPTGELKPVEGSVFDFRTPRRVADGIRDGRDPQIVAGRGYDHNWALDKGATKVPELAARLEDPVSGRVLEVLTTEPGVQFYAGNFLDGTLVGKGGHLYRMGDGIALEPQKFPDSPNKPNFLSARVDPGKPYHHEMIYRLSVAR, encoded by the coding sequence ATGCGAAAGGTCGTAGTTTTGAAAACAGCGTTGTCATACGCGCTGGCGCTGGGCCTAGCAAGTGGCACCGCGATCGCCGCCGAAGCCAGTCGCGCGCCTGCCGGGACCGCCAATGGCGCGGCGGTGGAGACGATCACGCTCAGCAATGGCGCTGGCGTATCGGCGAAAATCCTGACCTATGGCGCGACGCTCCAGTCGCTGTCCGGCCCCGGCAAGGACGGCCGGCAAGCCGATGTGCTGCTGGGCTATGACGATCTGGCCGGCTATGTCGACCATCCCAATTATTTCGGCGTGACCGTGGGCCGCTACGCCAACCGCATCGCCGGCGGCGCGTTCAGCCTCGACGGCAAGGCCTATCAACTGCCGCTCAATGACAAGGTCAATTCGCTGCATGGCGGCGGCAAGGGTTTCGACAAGCAGGTGTGGAAGGTGGTGTCGCTCAAGAGCGGTCCCAAGGCCAGCCTGGTGCTGGCGCTGACCAGTCCCGACGGCGATTCGGGCTATCCCGGCAAACTGGACGTGACCGTCACCTATACGCTGGACGAGGCGGGCAATCTGGGCATCGTCTTCGACGCCAAGACCGACAAGCCCACCATCGTCAACATGACCAACCACGCCATCTTCAACCTGTCGGGCGAAGGATCGGCCGATGGGGCGCTCGGCCACAGGCTGACGATCCCCGCCAAGGCCTATACGCCGGTCGACGCCAACCTGATCCCCACGGGTGAGCTGAAGCCGGTCGAGGGAAGCGTGTTCGATTTCCGTACGCCTCGCCGCGTGGCCGATGGTATCCGCGACGGCCGCGATCCGCAGATCGTCGCCGGGCGTGGCTATGACCATAATTGGGCGTTGGACAAGGGGGCGACGAAGGTGCCGGAACTGGCCGCGCGGCTGGAAGATCCGGTATCGGGCCGCGTGCTGGAGGTGCTGACGACCGAGCCGGGCGTACAATTCTATGCCGGCAATTTCCTCGACGGCACGCTGGTCGGCAAGGGCGGGCATCTCTACCGCATGGGCGACGGCATCGCGCTGGAGCCGCAGAAATTCCCGGACTCGCCGAACAAGCCCAATTTTCTGTCGGCCCGCGTCGATCCCGGCAAACCCTATCATCATGAGATGATCTATCGCCTGTCGGTGGCGCGCTGA
- a CDS encoding sugar MFS transporter — protein sequence MAGPISSGAAPVATHNPGTRYGPALALLASLFFMWGFITVINNTLLPHLRSVFELSYTQTTLIESVWFIAYFFASIPSAKLIERVGYQKSMVIGLLVMAAGALGMTVAASIPSYGVTLVMLFVIASGITLLQVAANPYVAVVGKPETASSRLNLVQAMNSAGTMLAPMFGAYLILGRSKGGTAQGEVALTQAERLADAQSVVLPYVIVAAVLAVLAIVIARFPLPAMGAATQRHNKEERKKYSLWHHRNLVFGIPAIFIYLIAEIGVANLFVNFTSQPDIANLTHEQAGNYLSLLWGGMMVGRFAGSAIMQKFDAGHVLAAFSVGAFIVMLVTVFTTGPVAMWSLILVGLFHSIMFPTIFTLGIKGLGPLTEEGSGLLIMAIAGGALVVVQGWLADHYGLQTSFLLTAACELYILFYALWGSKPTHALPDQQIGQ from the coding sequence ATGGCAGGACCGATCTCGTCAGGCGCTGCGCCCGTCGCAACGCATAACCCCGGCACGCGCTACGGCCCTGCGCTCGCGCTGCTCGCCAGCCTCTTCTTCATGTGGGGCTTCATCACCGTCATCAACAACACGCTGCTGCCCCATCTGCGCAGCGTGTTCGAACTCAGCTACACCCAGACGACCCTGATCGAATCTGTCTGGTTCATCGCCTATTTCTTCGCCTCCATCCCCTCGGCCAAGCTGATCGAACGGGTCGGATATCAGAAGTCGATGGTGATCGGCCTGCTCGTCATGGCGGCCGGCGCGCTGGGCATGACGGTCGCGGCGTCGATCCCCTCCTATGGCGTGACTCTGGTCATGCTGTTCGTGATCGCCAGCGGTATCACTCTGCTCCAGGTCGCGGCCAACCCCTATGTCGCGGTCGTCGGCAAACCCGAAACCGCCTCTTCGCGCCTCAACCTGGTCCAGGCGATGAACTCGGCCGGCACCATGCTGGCGCCGATGTTCGGCGCCTATCTGATCCTCGGCCGGTCGAAAGGCGGCACGGCACAGGGCGAGGTCGCGCTGACACAGGCGGAGCGCCTTGCCGATGCCCAGTCGGTGGTCCTGCCCTATGTGATCGTGGCGGCCGTGCTGGCCGTGCTGGCGATCGTCATCGCCCGCTTCCCGCTGCCCGCCATGGGCGCGGCGACACAGCGCCACAACAAGGAGGAGCGCAAGAAATATTCGCTCTGGCACCATCGCAATCTGGTGTTCGGCATCCCGGCGATCTTCATCTATCTGATCGCGGAAATCGGCGTCGCCAACCTGTTCGTGAACTTCACCAGCCAGCCCGACATCGCCAACCTGACCCATGAACAGGCGGGCAATTATCTGTCGTTGCTGTGGGGCGGTATGATGGTCGGCCGCTTCGCCGGTTCCGCGATCATGCAGAAATTCGATGCGGGCCATGTCCTTGCCGCCTTCTCGGTCGGCGCGTTCATCGTCATGCTGGTCACGGTGTTTACCACCGGGCCGGTCGCCATGTGGTCGCTGATCCTGGTCGGCCTGTTCCACTCGATCATGTTCCCGACCATCTTCACGCTCGGCATCAAGGGGCTTGGCCCGCTGACCGAGGAAGGATCGGGCCTGCTCATCATGGCCATCGCCGGCGGCGCGCTGGTGGTGGTGCAGGGCTGGCTGGCCGACCATTATGGGTTGCAGACCAGCTTCCTGCTGACCGCCGCCTGCGAACTCTACATCCTCTTCTACGCGCTCTGGGGATCGAAGCCGACCCATGCGCTGCCCGATCAGCAGATCGGACAATAA
- a CDS encoding FadR/GntR family transcriptional regulator: MVKENPPLQDSEADRDGGGKAVRGPGRRLHGAIAHKLGMAILSGQYQPGDTLSGEVAFAEELEVSRSAYREAIQVLTAKGLVESRPKAGTRVLPRNRWNLLDPEVLAWAFAGEPDIQFVRDLFELRAIVEPAAARLAAQRRDKEDLKIMKDALAAMRRHTLATEAGRAADRDFHNAILNATRNDALLVLTASIGAAVNWTTQYKQRARALPRNPIPDHVRVYDAIAAGDPQAAAEAMGVLVDLALEDTASAMGR, from the coding sequence ATGGTCAAGGAAAATCCGCCTTTGCAAGATAGTGAGGCGGACCGGGATGGTGGCGGCAAGGCCGTGCGGGGGCCGGGACGGCGGCTGCACGGTGCGATCGCGCACAAGCTGGGCATGGCGATCTTGTCGGGGCAATATCAGCCCGGCGACACGCTGTCGGGTGAAGTCGCCTTTGCCGAGGAACTGGAAGTGTCCCGCAGCGCCTATCGTGAGGCGATCCAGGTGCTGACCGCCAAGGGGCTGGTCGAAAGCCGGCCCAAGGCGGGGACACGGGTGCTGCCGCGCAACCGCTGGAACCTGCTCGATCCCGAAGTGCTGGCCTGGGCCTTTGCCGGGGAGCCGGACATCCAGTTCGTGCGCGACCTGTTCGAACTACGCGCCATCGTAGAGCCGGCCGCCGCGCGGCTGGCGGCGCAGCGGCGCGACAAGGAGGATCTCAAGATCATGAAGGACGCGCTCGCCGCGATGCGTCGCCATACGCTGGCGACCGAGGCGGGGCGGGCGGCTGACCGCGATTTCCACAATGCGATCCTGAACGCGACCCGCAACGACGCGTTGCTGGTGCTGACCGCCAGCATCGGCGCGGCGGTCAACTGGACCACCCAATATAAGCAGCGCGCCCGCGCCCTGCCGCGCAACCCGATCCCCGACCATGTGCGGGTGTATGACGCGATCGCGGCGGGTGATCCGCAGGCCGCGGCGGAGGCGATGGGCGTGCTGGTCGACCTGGCGTTGGAGGATACGGCGAGCGCGATGGGGCGGTAG
- the araD1 gene encoding AraD1 family protein: MTLRLLQHRSDNGERAVIAAQGDAAHFVPGFATIRALALHAIAQKVSLSAAVDAAGRGDAVDIAAEFEANRLLAPIDHEDGAHILLTGTGLTHLGSAEGRDKMHREAAAAEHKTDSMRMFLEGLEGGKPGLGQTGQQPEWFYKGDGSQLVGPTDPLTMPAFAKDGGEEPEIAGIYLIGEDGTPYRLGLALANEFSDHVTERHNYLWLAHSKLRQAALGPELLVGEPPEHIEGASRILRDGETIWEKPFLSGEGNMSHSFANLEHHHFKYDLFRRAGDVHVHFFGTATLSFTDGIVPQEGDVFEILAAPFTLPVRNPLKRAEAVPVAVQTL, from the coding sequence ATGACATTGCGCCTGTTGCAGCATCGTTCGGACAATGGCGAACGGGCCGTCATCGCCGCGCAGGGCGACGCCGCCCATTTCGTGCCGGGCTTCGCCACCATCCGCGCGCTGGCGCTGCACGCCATCGCGCAAAAGGTCAGCCTGTCCGCCGCGGTCGACGCCGCCGGCCGGGGCGACGCCGTGGATATCGCCGCCGAGTTCGAAGCGAACCGCCTGCTCGCGCCGATCGACCATGAGGATGGCGCGCATATCTTGCTGACCGGCACCGGCCTGACCCATCTGGGTTCCGCCGAGGGCCGCGACAAGATGCATCGCGAAGCGGCCGCCGCCGAACATAAGACCGATTCGATGCGGATGTTTCTGGAGGGGCTGGAAGGTGGCAAGCCTGGCCTTGGCCAAACCGGGCAGCAGCCCGAATGGTTCTACAAGGGCGACGGGTCGCAGCTTGTCGGGCCGACCGATCCGCTGACCATGCCCGCCTTTGCCAAGGATGGCGGCGAGGAGCCGGAAATCGCCGGCATCTATCTGATCGGTGAGGACGGCACCCCCTATCGCCTCGGCCTCGCGCTCGCCAACGAGTTCAGCGATCATGTCACCGAACGGCACAATTATCTCTGGCTCGCCCACTCCAAGCTGCGCCAGGCCGCGCTCGGCCCGGAACTGCTGGTCGGCGAACCGCCGGAGCATATCGAAGGGGCCAGCCGTATCCTGCGCGATGGCGAGACGATCTGGGAAAAGCCCTTCCTGTCGGGCGAAGGCAATATGTCGCACAGCTTCGCCAACCTCGAACATCATCATTTCAAATATGACCTGTTCCGCCGCGCCGGCGACGTGCATGTCCATTTCTTCGGCACCGCCACCCTGTCCTTCACCGACGGCATCGTGCCGCAGGAAGGCGATGTGTTCGAAATCCTCGCCGCGCCCTTCACCCTGCCGGTGCGCAACCCGCTGAAGCGCGCGGAAGCTGTTCCGGTCGCTGTTCAGACGCTCTGA
- a CDS encoding Gfo/Idh/MocA family protein: MDPIRIAIVGIGKIARDQHVPAIRGNGAFSLAATVSPHDAGLEGVPHHASLDDLLAHGPAVDAIALCTPPQVRYDLASQALAKGVHLFLEKPPGATLAEVEALQTQADKVGVSLFAAWHSRFAAGVAPARAWLAERRIDKVSIVWREDVRVWHPGQAWIWQPGGLGVFDPGINALSIVTHILPRPFFLKDATLVLPENRAAPIAADLAFRDTAGAPIHMDLDWRQTGPQSWDIFVDTDAGTLKLSHGGAVLTLPTGTDHGKTDWGEDVEYAGLYARFAALIRGGRSDVDTSPLRLVADAFLRGRRETTDAFHD, translated from the coding sequence ATGGACCCGATCCGTATCGCGATCGTCGGCATCGGCAAGATCGCGCGCGATCAGCATGTACCGGCGATCCGGGGCAATGGCGCGTTCAGTCTGGCGGCGACCGTCAGCCCGCATGATGCGGGCCTTGAAGGCGTGCCGCATCATGCCAGTCTGGACGACCTGCTCGCCCATGGCCCGGCGGTGGACGCCATCGCGCTCTGCACCCCGCCGCAGGTGCGCTACGACCTCGCTTCGCAGGCGCTGGCCAAGGGCGTCCATCTGTTTCTCGAAAAGCCGCCCGGCGCGACTTTGGCCGAAGTAGAGGCGCTACAGACACAAGCCGACAAAGTCGGCGTCAGCCTGTTCGCCGCCTGGCACAGCCGCTTCGCCGCCGGGGTCGCCCCGGCGCGGGCCTGGCTGGCTGAACGCCGGATCGACAAAGTGTCAATCGTCTGGCGGGAAGATGTGCGCGTCTGGCATCCGGGTCAGGCATGGATCTGGCAGCCCGGCGGCCTTGGCGTGTTCGATCCGGGCATCAACGCCCTGTCGATCGTCACCCATATCTTGCCACGCCCCTTCTTCCTGAAGGACGCGACCTTGGTGCTGCCGGAAAACCGCGCCGCGCCGATCGCTGCCGATCTGGCTTTTCGCGATACGGCGGGCGCGCCGATCCATATGGACCTCGACTGGCGGCAGACCGGCCCGCAAAGCTGGGACATATTTGTCGACACCGACGCCGGCACGCTGAAGCTCAGCCATGGCGGCGCAGTGCTGACCCTGCCGACCGGCACGGACCATGGCAAGACGGACTGGGGCGAGGATGTCGAATATGCCGGCCTCTACGCCCGCTTCGCCGCGCTGATCCGGGGCGGTCGGTCGGATGTCGACACCAGCCCGCTGCGGCTGGTCGCCGACGCCTTCCTGCGTGGCCGGCGCGAAACGACCGACGCCTTTCACGACTGA